A stretch of Aythya fuligula isolate bAytFul2 chromosome 1, bAytFul2.pri, whole genome shotgun sequence DNA encodes these proteins:
- the DDX3X gene encoding ATP-dependent RNA helicase DDX3X codes for MSHVAVENALSLDQQFSGLDLNSSDSQSEGSSTSKGRYIPPHLRNREASKQGFDSGGWSSSRDKDAYSSFGVRSDRGAKSSFFDRGNGSRGGRYEERGRGSDYDRSGFGRFDRGGNSRWSDKSDEDDWSKPLPPSERLEQELFSGSNTGINFEKYDDIPVEATGSNCPPHIESFSDVDMGEIIMGNIELTRYTRPTPVQKHAIPIIKEKRDLMACAQTGSGKTAAFLLPILSQIYADGPGDALRAMKENGRYGRRKQYPISLVLAPTRELAVQIYEEARKFAYRSRVRPCVVYGGADIGQQIRDLERGCHLLVATPGRLVDMMERGKIGLDFCKYLVLDEADRMLDMGFEPQIRRIVEQDTMPPKGVRHTMMFSATFPKEIQMLARDFLDEYIFLAVGRVGSTSENITQKVVWVEESDKRSFLLDLLNATGKDSLTLVFVETKKGADALEDFLYHEGYACTSIHGDRSQRDREEALHQFRSGKSPILVATAVAARGLDISNVKHVINFDLPSDIEEYVHRIGRTGRVGNLGLATSFFNERNINITKDLLDLLVEAKQEVPSWLENMAYEQHHKGGGSRGRSKSSRFSGGFGARDYRTSSGSGSSSFSSSRSTSSRSGGSGSRGFGGGGYGGFYNSDGYGGNYNSQGVDWWGN; via the exons ATGAGTCATGTGGCGGTGGAAAATGCCCTCAGTCTAGACCAgcag ttttctggTCTAGACTTGAATTCCTCAGACTCCCAGAGCGAAGGAAGCTCTACAAGCA AAGGCAGATACATTCCTCCTCACTTACGGAACAGGGAAGCTTCAAAACAGG gTTTTGATAGTGGTGGCTGGAGTTCTAGCAGAGATAAGGATGCATACAGCAGCTTTGGTGTACGGTCTGATCGTGGAGCAAAATCAAGCTTCTTTGACCGTGGAAATGGATCAAGAGGAGGAAG ATATGAAGAGCGTGGAAGAGGCAGCGACTATGACAGGAGTGGCTTTGGTAGATTTGACCGTGGTGGAAACAGCCGCTGGTCTGACAAATCCGATGAAGATGACTGGTCAAAGCCTCTTCCCCCAAGTGAACGCCTGGAACA GGAGCTCTTTTCAGGAAGCAATACTGGCATTAACTTTGAAAAGTATGATGACATTCCTGTTGAAGCAACAGGCAGCAACTGTCCTCCACATATTGAAAGT TTCAGCGATGTTGACATGGGAGAAATTATTATGGGAAACATTGAGCTTACACGTTACACCCGTCCTACCCCAGTCCAGAAACATGCAATACCTATTATTAAAGAGAAGAGAGACTTGATGGCCTGTGCTCAGACAG GGTCTGGGAAAACGGCTGCGTTTCTTCTACCAATATTGAGCCAGATCTATGCAGATGGACCTGGTGATGCTTTGAGAGCTATGAAG GAGAATGGAAGGTATGGACGCCGTAAACAATACCCAATCTCACTGGTCTTGGCCCCAACTAGAGAACTGGCTGTGCAGATCTATGAGGAAGCCAGAAAG TTTGCATACCGTTCCAGAGTTCGTCCCTGTGTTGTGTATGGTGGTGCAGACATCGGTCAGCAGATACGTGACTTAGAACGTGGATGTCACTTGCTTGTGGCAACTCCAGGACGACTGGTTGACATGATGGAGAGGGGAAAGATTGGACTGGATTTTTGCAA ATACCTAGTGCTTGATGAAGCCGACAGAATGCTTGATATGGGTTTCGAACCTCAAATTCGTCGAATTGTTGAACAAGATACTATGCCACCGAAAGGGGTGCGTCATACCATGATGTTCAGTGCGACTTTCCCCAAGGAAATCCAG aTGCTTGCTCGTGACTTCCTCGATGAATATATCTTTCTGGCTGTTGGCAGAGTAGGTTCTACATCTGAGAATATCACACAGAAAGTAGTGTGGGTGGAAGAGTCAGACAAACGATCATTTCTGCTTGACCTGCTAAATGCCACAG GCAAGGATTCATTGACTCTGGTGTTCGTGGAAACTAAAAAGGGAGCAGATGCTCTTGAGGACTTCCTCTACCATGAAGGATATGCCTGTACAAGTATACACGGAGATCGCTCTCAAAGAGACCGAGAGGAAGCACTGCACCAGTTCCGTTCGGGCAAGAGCCCAATTCTTGTTGCCACAGCT GTAGCAGCAAGAGGACTGGACATATCAAATGTAAAGCATGTCATAAACTTCGACTTGCCAAGTGACATTGAAGAATACGTACATCGTATTGGTCGTACAGGCCGTGTAGGAAATCTTG GTCTTGCCACCTCGTTCTTCAATGAGAGAAACATAAACATCACCAAGGACTTACTTGATCTTCTTGTTGAGGCTAAGCAGGAAGTACCATCTTGGCTGGAAAACATGGCTTATGAACAGCATCACAAAGGGGGTGGCAGCCGCGGGCGATCTAAGAG CAGTAGATTCAGTGGAGGATTTGGTGCCAGAGATTATCGAACAAGTAGTGGTTCTGGTAGCAGTAGCTTTAGCAGCAGTCGATCAACCAGCAGCCGCAGTGGAGGAAGTGGCAGCAGAGGATTTGGAg